In Mangrovivirga cuniculi, the following proteins share a genomic window:
- a CDS encoding M16 family metallopeptidase gives MILPNGIKVVHKEITSTRLVHAGIVLDVGSRDEDTDELGLAHFWEHMAFKGTRKRKAFHILSRLDGVGGELNAYTTKEKVCFYASVLDTYVDKAVDIISDITFNSVFPEKQIEKERGVILEEMSMYYDSPEDAIQDDFDEIVFAGHPLGNNILGTRESVLNFTKDDFLNFISKNMDTSRMVFSITGNISWKKVQKLCDKYLSIQEPRVRSSHREEFKNYIPRHVEIERPTTQAHCAIGCEAYNVHDEKRLPFFTLTNILGGPAMSSRLNMGIREKYGYVYAIDASYQSFTDTGLFSIFFATEQKQLKRCINLVNKELEKLKTTKLGSLQLHKAKGQIMGQLAMAEENNVSLMLLMAKSLLDLGRIESLKEIFSRIDSISAEDLLEVSNQILQSDQLSLLTFLPQNH, from the coding sequence TTGATTTTACCTAACGGTATTAAAGTAGTTCATAAAGAAATAACTTCAACCCGGCTTGTTCATGCCGGGATTGTTTTAGATGTAGGATCCAGAGATGAGGACACCGACGAATTGGGACTTGCTCATTTCTGGGAGCACATGGCTTTTAAAGGCACCAGGAAAAGAAAAGCATTCCATATTTTAAGCAGATTAGATGGTGTAGGAGGTGAGCTGAATGCGTATACTACAAAAGAGAAGGTTTGCTTTTACGCTTCTGTGCTTGACACTTATGTAGATAAAGCAGTTGATATAATTTCCGATATAACTTTCAATTCAGTTTTTCCTGAGAAGCAGATAGAGAAGGAAAGAGGGGTTATACTGGAAGAAATGTCAATGTATTACGATTCACCTGAAGACGCGATACAGGATGATTTTGATGAAATAGTATTTGCAGGCCACCCTCTTGGAAATAATATTCTAGGTACACGTGAAAGTGTATTAAATTTTACAAAGGATGATTTTTTGAACTTTATATCCAAAAATATGGATACTTCACGGATGGTATTTAGCATCACGGGAAACATCAGTTGGAAAAAAGTTCAGAAATTATGTGATAAATACCTTTCAATACAGGAACCCAGAGTTAGATCATCCCATCGTGAAGAATTTAAGAATTATATCCCCAGGCATGTCGAAATAGAGCGTCCAACAACTCAGGCTCATTGTGCTATCGGATGTGAAGCTTATAATGTTCATGATGAAAAACGTTTGCCATTTTTCACTTTAACAAATATTCTGGGAGGTCCGGCAATGAGTTCACGGCTTAATATGGGAATAAGAGAAAAGTATGGATATGTTTATGCTATTGACGCCTCTTATCAATCATTTACAGATACCGGTCTCTTTTCTATATTTTTTGCCACTGAACAAAAGCAATTAAAAAGGTGCATTAACCTCGTAAATAAAGAACTGGAGAAATTAAAAACGACCAAATTAGGTTCACTTCAGCTACATAAGGCAAAAGGACAGATTATGGGACAACTGGCTATGGCAGAAGAAAATAATGTTAGCCTGATGCTTTTAATGGCAAAGAGTCTTCTAGATCTTGGTAGAATAGAATCTTTGAAGGAAATTTTCTCAAGGATTGATTCAATCTCTGCGGAAGATTTACTTGAAGTTTCAAATCAGATATTACAATCTGATCAATTAAGTTTATTAACTTTCTTACCTCAAAACCATTGA
- a CDS encoding DUF2795 domain-containing protein, whose product MYWTLELASYLEDAPWPATKDELIDFSIRSGAPLEVVENLQELEDDGQPFESIEEIWPDYPTKEDFFFNEDEY is encoded by the coding sequence ATGTATTGGACATTAGAACTTGCGTCATATTTAGAAGATGCCCCTTGGCCGGCAACTAAAGACGAATTGATTGATTTTTCAATCAGATCAGGAGCACCATTGGAAGTTGTTGAGAATCTTCAGGAACTGGAAGATGATGGACAACCGTTTGAAAGCATTGAAGAGATTTGGCCTGATTACCCAACCAAAGAAGACTTTTTCTTCAACGAAGACGAATATTAA
- a CDS encoding lytic transglycosylase domain-containing protein: MPEVIHFADLKLKLSNKLQKEIQAEVDNLTRYPKYFNIKVDRALMYFPLIERVFRQEKLPEDFKYLVLQESALIGDAVSSSNAVGYWQFKDFTGLEVGLKIDRRIDERMHIVRASEGAAKYLKTNNAFFDNWLYALQAYQMGRGGAEKVVDKRDYGAKKMNLDASLYWYVKKFLAHKIAFEHGIKQRMQPANDLVLVEYYDGAGLDLSDVSKKLKVSEEQLKTYNKWLRRGNIPDDQKLALLVPVSKEQAKYYIKGERLGVPEPTVITASNKIKSKRYLDPVVGIVPARLKVNGREAIVAEKGDTFEWLAVHAAIPLKRFLRYNDIEGNEKIENGQIFYTERKKGRANVHYHTLKKDESLWEVSQKYGIRLKSLLRKNRLDGQNDINVKPGLIVWLRDKRPKDEPYKYKQTQDIIPVEDNKKTIIAKSNDKPENLSGPIAINESGKLAVKENEKPVDEDNFEKSENISFNKPESSANQNNVIQGTSDNQVKSDSENIEAGKIIEFDQNQAETNVEKVKNTSAANQDILTIGSKQESPELDSKNEDDLDPSVKVSAPVNAKGKQQPVNNDIPVIAVDSLQPKVVVNEDGLDVISYGSNTESKSEQLENETDNPDEKDFDLIDSGKSNTIKSNEENKRDIESKNIHRVVRGDTYYSISRKYEVTVGELLRKNSLSIDSVLSIGQELKIPTDGESSDSDLIEARAYNKVDNSKGDDSSVSGFEVYIVKKGDSLYKIARENDVTIQQVMDWNGKADFNISEGERLKIKKVK; this comes from the coding sequence GTGCCGGAAGTCATCCATTTCGCAGATCTCAAACTCAAACTAAGTAATAAACTTCAGAAGGAAATTCAGGCTGAGGTTGACAACCTAACGAGATATCCGAAGTATTTTAATATTAAAGTCGACAGGGCATTAATGTATTTTCCATTGATCGAGAGGGTTTTTCGTCAGGAGAAATTACCGGAAGATTTTAAATATCTTGTATTACAGGAAAGTGCTTTAATCGGAGATGCTGTTAGTTCTTCGAATGCTGTCGGTTACTGGCAATTCAAAGATTTCACTGGTCTTGAAGTTGGCTTAAAGATTGACAGGCGCATTGATGAGCGTATGCATATCGTTCGGGCGAGTGAAGGCGCAGCTAAATACTTAAAGACCAATAATGCATTTTTTGATAATTGGCTATATGCCCTGCAGGCATATCAAATGGGTAGAGGAGGTGCTGAAAAGGTCGTAGATAAAAGAGATTACGGTGCGAAAAAAATGAACCTGGATGCAAGTCTTTATTGGTACGTTAAAAAATTTCTTGCCCATAAAATAGCCTTTGAGCATGGAATAAAACAAAGGATGCAACCAGCGAATGATTTGGTACTCGTTGAATACTACGATGGGGCGGGACTTGACCTGAGTGATGTTTCCAAAAAACTAAAAGTATCTGAAGAGCAATTAAAGACATACAACAAATGGTTGAGGAGAGGAAATATTCCTGATGATCAAAAACTAGCCCTATTGGTACCGGTTTCGAAAGAACAGGCTAAATATTATATAAAAGGAGAACGTTTAGGAGTTCCTGAACCGACAGTCATCACCGCATCAAATAAGATTAAATCTAAGAGGTATTTAGATCCTGTAGTTGGCATAGTGCCTGCCCGGCTAAAAGTAAACGGTAGAGAAGCTATCGTGGCAGAAAAGGGTGATACCTTTGAATGGTTAGCTGTACACGCTGCGATTCCTTTAAAAAGATTTTTAAGGTATAATGATATTGAAGGCAATGAAAAAATAGAAAACGGGCAAATTTTTTATACTGAAAGGAAAAAGGGAAGGGCTAATGTTCATTACCATACCTTGAAAAAAGACGAGTCACTATGGGAAGTGTCTCAAAAGTATGGGATAAGGCTGAAATCTTTATTGAGAAAAAACAGACTTGATGGACAGAACGACATTAATGTGAAGCCTGGTTTAATTGTATGGCTGAGAGATAAAAGACCAAAAGACGAGCCTTATAAATACAAACAAACCCAGGATATCATACCAGTTGAGGATAATAAGAAAACGATCATAGCAAAATCCAATGATAAACCTGAAAACTTATCAGGCCCGATAGCAATAAATGAATCAGGGAAGCTGGCTGTAAAAGAAAATGAAAAACCGGTTGATGAAGATAATTTTGAGAAATCTGAAAATATCTCATTTAATAAACCAGAATCCAGTGCTAACCAAAATAACGTGATTCAGGGTACTTCTGACAATCAGGTTAAGAGTGATTCAGAGAATATTGAAGCCGGTAAAATAATAGAATTTGATCAGAACCAGGCAGAAACTAATGTCGAGAAGGTTAAAAATACTTCAGCAGCGAACCAGGATATTCTGACTATTGGATCTAAACAGGAATCTCCAGAGTTAGATTCTAAAAATGAGGATGATTTGGACCCATCTGTTAAGGTTTCAGCTCCGGTAAATGCTAAAGGAAAACAGCAACCAGTGAATAATGATATACCGGTTATAGCTGTTGACAGTTTGCAACCAAAAGTAGTTGTGAATGAAGATGGACTGGATGTGATAAGCTATGGTTCTAACACTGAAAGTAAGTCAGAACAGCTCGAAAACGAGACTGATAATCCTGATGAAAAAGATTTTGACCTGATAGATAGCGGGAAATCAAATACAATTAAATCTAACGAAGAGAATAAACGTGACATTGAAAGTAAAAACATACATAGGGTAGTTAGGGGAGATACTTACTATTCAATATCACGAAAATATGAGGTAACAGTAGGAGAATTACTTAGAAAGAACTCTTTATCAATTGATTCGGTTTTAAGTATCGGGCAAGAGCTTAAAATACCAACGGATGGTGAAAGTTCTGACTCTGATTTGATAGAAGCCAGGGCTTATAATAAAGTGGATAATTCCAAAGGTGATGACTCGTCTGTGTCAGGATTTGAAGTTTACATTGTAAAAAAAGGTGATAGCCTGTATAAGATTGCCAGAGAGAACGACGTTACTATACAGCAAGTGATGGATTGGAATGGAAAGGCAGATTTTAACATAAGTGAAGGGGAAAGATTGAAAATTAAAAAAGTAAAATAA
- a CDS encoding O-methyltransferase — protein sequence MQFLPEEIYKYTVEHTQEEPEVLKDLDRDTHLNVLMPRMISGHLMGRVLAMLSKMVRPKFILEVGTYTGYSAICFAEGLQEDGHIFTIDKNEEIEEMAERHIERAGLNDKITRIQGIASDIIPTLEKKWDMVFLDADKKNYDLYYDQVFENVNKGGFILVDNVLWSGKVVGMHGKKIDADTRAIMDFNKRVHKDERVENVLFPIRDGLMVLRKK from the coding sequence ATGCAGTTTTTGCCCGAGGAAATATATAAATATACTGTAGAGCACACCCAGGAAGAGCCGGAAGTATTAAAAGATTTAGATCGAGATACTCACCTTAATGTATTAATGCCCCGAATGATTTCAGGACATCTGATGGGTCGAGTACTTGCCATGCTTTCAAAAATGGTCAGACCAAAATTTATTTTAGAAGTAGGAACCTATACCGGATACAGTGCGATTTGCTTTGCAGAAGGACTGCAGGAAGACGGCCATATTTTTACAATTGATAAGAATGAGGAAATAGAAGAGATGGCAGAGCGTCATATAGAAAGGGCAGGCTTAAATGATAAAATCACCCGAATTCAGGGTATTGCATCTGATATCATTCCTACTCTTGAAAAGAAATGGGATATGGTTTTTCTGGATGCAGACAAAAAAAATTACGATCTTTATTATGATCAGGTTTTTGAAAATGTAAATAAAGGTGGATTTATTCTGGTAGATAACGTTCTATGGAGTGGAAAAGTAGTCGGAATGCACGGAAAAAAAATAGATGCTGACACCAGGGCCATTATGGACTTTAATAAGAGGGTCCACAAGGATGAACGAGTTGAAAATGTTTTATTTCCGATAAGAGACGGATTGATGGTTTTAAGAAAAAAATAA
- the dnaX gene encoding DNA polymerase III subunit gamma/tau → MENFVVSARKYRPKGFDEVVGQSHITTTLQNAIDKNQLAQALLFCGPRGVGKTTCARIVARLINGFEQGSEKSSMNIYELDAASNNSVDDIRNLVDQVRYPPQHGDYKVYIIDEVHMLSNAAFNAFLKTLEEPPPYAIFILATTEKHKIIPTILSRCQIYDFNRIQVSDIADHLKQIADREEIQTEPEALHLIAQKADGALRDALSIFDLIVTFSKDRSVDYKTTIDNLHILDYDYYFRVTDALKDQNSAQALLIYNEIISKGFDSHNFINGLSSHFRDLMMCKDKETINLLNVSDKVKEKYNEQAQSVSQSFILSALNLCNQADIQFKSSKNQRLLIELTLMKLANLPSALSLAAELKKK, encoded by the coding sequence ATGGAAAATTTTGTAGTCTCAGCTAGAAAATACAGACCCAAAGGTTTTGACGAAGTTGTCGGTCAAAGTCATATTACCACAACACTTCAAAATGCGATAGATAAAAATCAATTGGCCCAGGCCTTACTTTTTTGCGGACCTAGAGGTGTTGGTAAAACTACCTGTGCGCGTATTGTAGCCAGGTTAATCAACGGGTTCGAGCAAGGTTCTGAAAAGAGTTCAATGAACATCTACGAACTTGATGCTGCTTCTAACAACTCAGTTGATGACATTAGGAATCTTGTCGACCAGGTAAGATACCCTCCTCAACACGGTGACTACAAAGTTTACATTATTGATGAGGTTCATATGCTTTCAAATGCTGCTTTCAATGCCTTTCTAAAGACATTAGAAGAACCTCCTCCATATGCCATATTCATTCTGGCAACTACCGAAAAGCACAAAATCATTCCAACGATTCTTTCTCGTTGTCAGATCTATGATTTTAACCGTATCCAGGTAAGCGATATTGCTGATCATTTAAAACAAATTGCTGACAGGGAAGAAATACAAACAGAACCTGAAGCGCTTCACCTCATTGCTCAGAAAGCTGATGGTGCATTAAGAGATGCTTTATCGATCTTTGATTTGATCGTTACCTTCTCGAAAGATAGAAGTGTCGATTATAAAACTACTATCGACAATCTTCACATTCTGGATTATGATTACTATTTCAGGGTTACCGATGCATTAAAAGATCAAAACAGTGCACAGGCTTTATTGATCTATAATGAAATCATCAGTAAAGGATTTGATAGTCACAATTTTATCAATGGTTTATCAAGCCATTTCAGAGACCTGATGATGTGCAAAGACAAAGAGACTATTAATCTCTTAAACGTCTCAGACAAGGTTAAAGAGAAGTATAACGAACAAGCTCAGTCGGTTTCTCAATCTTTTATTCTTAGTGCATTAAATCTCTGCAATCAAGCTGACATTCAATTTAAAAGCAGCAAAAATCAGCGATTATTAATCGAGCTGACCCTGATGAAACTAGCCAATCTTCCATCGGCATTATCATTAGCTGCAGAATTAAAAAAAAAGTAG
- a CDS encoding 2-C-methyl-D-erythritol 4-phosphate cytidylyltransferase, with amino-acid sequence MKKFVVIVAGGSGSRMKSEIPKQFLRLKGIPVLMHTIQKFYSAFEGEITIVLVLPSDQHEYWNTLCEEHNFILPHITTHGGKTRMHSVENGLNEIKEEGVVAIHDGVRPLISEEVIRESFFTAEEHGSGVVCVLPKDSLRKISDTDRNVTRAVNRSDYLLVQTPQTFRVKEIKQAFIKADHYEFTDDASVYENSEQNIKVIMGNYDNIKITTPEDLVIAESLIGK; translated from the coding sequence ATGAAAAAGTTTGTTGTAATAGTAGCCGGGGGTTCAGGGTCAAGAATGAAGTCTGAAATCCCTAAACAGTTTTTAAGACTAAAAGGTATTCCTGTGTTAATGCACACCATTCAAAAGTTTTATAGTGCTTTTGAAGGGGAGATTACTATTGTACTCGTATTACCTTCTGATCAGCATGAGTATTGGAATACGCTGTGTGAAGAACACAATTTTATATTACCACATATTACTACCCATGGCGGTAAAACCCGGATGCATTCAGTTGAAAATGGCCTAAATGAGATAAAAGAGGAGGGGGTAGTAGCTATTCATGATGGCGTACGTCCTTTGATCAGTGAGGAGGTAATTCGTGAGTCGTTCTTTACTGCTGAAGAACATGGTAGTGGGGTAGTTTGCGTTCTACCGAAGGATTCATTAAGAAAAATATCAGATACTGATCGAAATGTTACCAGAGCGGTAAACCGATCTGATTATTTGTTAGTACAAACTCCTCAAACTTTTAGAGTAAAAGAAATTAAGCAGGCTTTCATAAAAGCTGACCATTATGAATTCACAGATGATGCCAGTGTTTATGAAAATTCAGAGCAGAATATTAAAGTCATAATGGGAAACTATGACAATATAAAAATTACAACTCCTGAAGATCTGGTGATCGCAGAGTCACTCATCGGAAAATAA
- a CDS encoding response regulator has translation MTAEEKSIDLVMLVDDNDTDNFISKRIIEITGFAKNVEIKNSGKSALEYIEQNKDNPEKLPNIIFLDINMPIVDGFVFLYEFEKFAEIVKDKCKVIILSSSDNKRDIDKIVNNDHVIKFITKPLTENALQEIKEMGVA, from the coding sequence ATGACAGCTGAAGAAAAAAGCATTGATCTGGTTATGCTGGTAGACGATAATGACACTGATAACTTTATCAGTAAGCGAATTATCGAAATTACCGGTTTTGCGAAGAATGTAGAAATAAAGAATTCAGGCAAGAGTGCTCTTGAATATATCGAGCAAAACAAGGATAACCCTGAAAAGCTTCCAAACATCATATTTTTGGATATCAATATGCCGATCGTTGATGGCTTTGTATTCTTATATGAGTTTGAAAAATTCGCAGAAATAGTAAAAGATAAGTGTAAAGTAATAATTCTGTCCAGTTCGGATAATAAGCGGGATATTGATAAAATTGTCAATAACGACCATGTTATTAAATTCATAACAAAGCCGCTTACAGAAAACGCTTTACAGGAAATAAAAGAAATGGGAGTAGCGTAG